From the genome of Moritella sp. F3, one region includes:
- a CDS encoding methyl-accepting chemotaxis protein: MVKNLGFKKVIILSVVILLTAILLVSNIISYNIIKSKTIEDVNLLSSSIVNYEANKIEDWFTAKTDALNAMSQKYKSDSLGDDYVTIARLIKETSGFASVFFSFDDGASYSTARNADWVNGVAITARYDARKRPWYTKGKNTATLDVTDVYNARSTGLPVISVVRNLGNGVLLGNIGLEILEETVKNVDYPGSVTAIMDSDGNALASNSMALKTGVNFSDIGMDNVKIAMLNAHANTTSYTVGGVDKLAFTQEITLINGKRWYLFIGVDKSVAYAEVDEALETSIVVSIIMLAVGLFLTITVLNIAYRPIVSLKEVVMDLSKGNGDLTRRLPVESNDDLGDISAGINIFIGNLQTLMLEIDNSSQHISESVGKLEQQTTSNNQVLDAHSIETDQIAAAVEEMSATANDVASNAEEASQFTDAMNKQVDTSKVTVTSTTSTVSQLVEDVESSSKSIQDIEKDTQAITKVLNVIGEIAEQTNLLALNAAIEAARAGEQGRGFAVVADEVRALAARTQVSTAEIKETLDALTAGSSSAIAAMNMTQATCQQAAESTYAVATDLDHIASSVTQINDLNTQIATAAEEQSSVSLEVTRNMTAIREMAQELAINGQSTAQESVNVAVANEQLKSIVGQFKLR; this comes from the coding sequence ATGGTAAAAAATTTAGGATTCAAAAAAGTCATCATATTGTCGGTAGTAATCTTACTGACCGCTATTTTACTGGTTTCAAATATAATTTCTTATAATATAATTAAATCTAAAACCATTGAAGATGTGAATCTGCTATCTAGTTCAATAGTAAACTACGAAGCCAATAAAATTGAAGATTGGTTTACAGCAAAAACGGATGCGCTTAATGCGATGTCCCAAAAATATAAGTCAGATAGTTTAGGTGACGATTACGTCACAATCGCGCGACTTATAAAAGAAACCAGTGGTTTTGCTAGCGTCTTTTTCTCATTCGATGATGGTGCCTCGTATTCAACCGCTAGAAATGCAGACTGGGTTAATGGCGTTGCGATAACTGCGCGTTATGATGCGCGTAAACGCCCTTGGTATACCAAAGGTAAGAACACGGCAACGTTAGATGTTACCGATGTTTATAATGCGAGAAGCACTGGTCTTCCGGTTATTTCAGTGGTGCGTAATCTTGGTAACGGTGTACTGTTAGGCAATATTGGTTTAGAAATTCTTGAAGAAACCGTTAAAAATGTCGACTACCCAGGTTCTGTCACTGCCATTATGGATAGTGATGGTAATGCATTAGCGTCAAATTCAATGGCATTGAAAACGGGCGTTAACTTTTCTGATATCGGTATGGATAACGTTAAAATAGCGATGCTAAATGCGCATGCCAATACAACGAGTTATACTGTCGGTGGTGTCGATAAATTAGCGTTTACGCAAGAGATTACCCTTATTAATGGCAAGCGCTGGTATTTATTTATTGGTGTTGATAAATCAGTTGCTTATGCAGAAGTGGATGAGGCGCTAGAAACTTCGATTGTGGTTTCTATTATTATGCTCGCGGTGGGTTTATTTTTGACTATTACAGTGCTAAATATAGCTTATCGTCCGATCGTATCACTGAAAGAAGTTGTGATGGATTTATCTAAAGGTAATGGTGACCTAACACGTCGTTTACCGGTAGAGAGTAACGATGACCTCGGTGATATTTCCGCAGGTATTAATATCTTTATTGGTAATTTGCAAACGCTGATGTTAGAGATCGATAACTCTTCACAGCATATTTCCGAAAGTGTCGGGAAATTAGAGCAGCAAACGACGAGCAATAATCAAGTACTGGATGCGCACTCAATTGAAACAGATCAGATAGCCGCTGCTGTAGAAGAAATGAGTGCCACGGCGAATGATGTTGCCAGTAATGCTGAGGAAGCATCACAATTTACCGATGCCATGAATAAACAGGTTGATACATCGAAAGTGACGGTGACATCAACCACATCAACAGTATCTCAGTTGGTTGAAGATGTTGAAAGTTCATCAAAAAGTATCCAAGATATTGAAAAAGATACACAAGCCATCACTAAAGTACTTAATGTGATTGGTGAAATTGCGGAACAGACCAATCTACTGGCACTTAACGCAGCAATTGAAGCGGCGCGAGCGGGTGAGCAAGGGCGTGGTTTTGCTGTTGTTGCTGATGAGGTGCGTGCACTTGCAGCTAGAACACAGGTGAGCACGGCTGAAATTAAAGAGACGCTAGATGCATTAACGGCAGGTTCAAGTTCAGCTATTGCAGCGATGAATATGACTCAAGCAACTTGTCAACAAGCTGCTGAAAGCACTTATGCGGTAGCGACAGACTTGGATCATATTGCCAGTTCTGTTACGCAGATTAATGATTTAAATACGCAAATTGCAACAGCAGCGGAGGAACAGAGTAGTGTGTCGCTTGAAGTAACGCGTAACATGACTGCGATCCGTGAAATGGCGCAAGAGTTAGCGATAAATGGTCAATCTACCGCGCAAGAATCGGTAAACGTGGCAGTCGCAAACGAGCAGCTAAAATCAATCGTAGGACAGTTTAAACTAAGATAA
- a CDS encoding 8-oxoguanine deaminase encodes MQVKSLRLWIKNPLDCLDPAYAGGIVIQDDIIVELVRVGAEPVNPVDDIVDASQHVLIPGLINSHHHFYQTLTRAFPAALNKELFPWLQSLYPVWAKLTPEMIATSTQIALSELLLSGCTTASDHHYLFPDGLEHAIDIQVEQAKKLGIRVHLTRGSMSLGEDQGGLPPRTTIQTDSEILDDSQRLIREYHQYEDGAMTRIALAPCSPFSVSEELMTATGDLARENNVRLHTHLAETHDETDFCIKMFGVRPVDYLERVGWLNDRTWLAHGIHFNDEEITRLGGAGVGVCHCPSSNMILASGQCPTLALQAAGSPVGLGVDGSASNDGSNMIGEVRQALLLQRLRYGASEITHQKAFEWATKGSAGCLGRDDIGEIAVGKQADVALFKLDEIRFAGAGTPVAALLLCGATKADKVMVAGKWRVLDGEIVGLDLNQLMAKQIMLATQLANA; translated from the coding sequence ATGCAAGTTAAATCATTGCGCCTGTGGATCAAGAATCCACTCGACTGTTTAGATCCCGCTTATGCTGGCGGTATTGTTATTCAAGACGACATTATCGTTGAACTCGTTCGTGTTGGCGCAGAGCCTGTTAATCCAGTTGATGATATTGTTGATGCAAGTCAGCATGTGCTAATCCCCGGTTTAATTAACAGTCATCATCATTTCTACCAAACCCTGACGCGCGCTTTTCCTGCTGCATTAAACAAAGAGTTATTCCCTTGGCTGCAAAGTTTATATCCAGTGTGGGCAAAATTAACGCCGGAAATGATCGCCACCTCAACTCAAATTGCTTTGAGTGAATTATTACTGTCCGGTTGTACCACAGCCAGTGATCACCACTATTTATTCCCTGATGGCCTTGAACATGCTATCGATATTCAAGTTGAACAAGCTAAAAAATTGGGTATTCGCGTGCACTTAACGCGTGGTTCAATGAGCTTAGGCGAAGATCAAGGTGGATTACCACCGCGTACAACGATTCAAACTGATAGCGAAATTTTAGATGATAGCCAGCGCTTAATTAGGGAGTATCATCAATACGAAGACGGCGCGATGACCCGTATCGCATTGGCACCTTGCTCGCCGTTTTCGGTGAGTGAAGAATTGATGACTGCTACCGGTGATTTAGCCCGCGAAAACAATGTGCGATTGCATACTCACTTAGCTGAAACGCATGACGAAACCGACTTCTGTATTAAAATGTTTGGCGTGCGGCCTGTCGATTACCTTGAACGTGTTGGTTGGTTAAACGACCGCACATGGTTAGCGCATGGTATTCATTTTAATGATGAAGAAATAACGCGGTTGGGTGGTGCTGGCGTTGGTGTTTGTCACTGTCCATCATCGAATATGATATTAGCGTCGGGACAATGTCCGACATTAGCACTGCAAGCTGCAGGTAGCCCAGTTGGTTTAGGGGTTGATGGTTCGGCGTCTAATGATGGTTCTAACATGATAGGTGAAGTTCGCCAGGCGCTGTTATTACAGCGACTGCGTTATGGTGCTAGTGAGATCACTCATCAAAAAGCCTTTGAGTGGGCGACAAAAGGCTCGGCAGGTTGTTTAGGGCGTGATGATATTGGTGAAATTGCCGTGGGTAAACAGGCAGATGTTGCTTTGTTTAAACTCGATGAAATTCGTTTTGCTGGCGCGGGTACACCGGTTGCAGCCTTATTACTGTGTGGCGCGACGAAAGCCGATAAAGTCATGGTTGCCGGTAAATGGCGAGTACTTGACGGGGAAATCGTTGGGCTGGATCTAAACCAATTGATGGCAAAGCAGATCATGCTGGCTACCCAGTTAGCTAACGCTTAG
- a CDS encoding uracil-xanthine permease family protein, protein MEGNKSDLLYGLHDRPEPLKALFAAFQHILASFVGITTPALIIGGVLGLGSELPYLISMALFVSGVGTFLQARRVGPVGSGLLCVQGTSFAFLSAVLAAGFIVKNRGGSPEDILAMIFGVCFVASFVEIALSRFIHKLQHIITPVVTGIVITTIGLSLIKVGMTDIAGGFGNEHIGDSKYLIVGAITLSTIILINRSSNQVLRLSGIMIGMVVGYIAAYFMGMVNSEIADVPVISVPSPFKYGFDFELAAFIPVAIISIVTAIETTGDLTANSMVSNEPTRGPVYIERIKGGVLGDGINSCLASIFGSFPMSTFSQNNGVIQLTGVASRYVAFYIGGLFVLLGLFPVIGAVLQTLPKPVLGGATLVMFGTVASAGIRILATADLDRRDLLIMAVSFGLGLGVVAVPEVTSSFSPLFKSIFSSSVTVSGLSAILMSLILPCKRKIAEDEATSEVKSKVAEQKSVTV, encoded by the coding sequence ATCACTACGCCAGCGCTGATTATTGGCGGTGTACTCGGATTAGGCAGTGAATTACCTTATCTGATTTCTATGGCGTTATTTGTGTCTGGGGTGGGCACTTTTTTACAAGCTCGACGTGTAGGACCCGTTGGTTCAGGTTTGCTTTGTGTGCAAGGCACGAGCTTTGCTTTTTTAAGCGCTGTACTGGCTGCTGGTTTTATTGTTAAAAATCGCGGTGGTAGCCCAGAAGATATTTTAGCGATGATTTTTGGTGTCTGCTTTGTAGCCTCTTTTGTGGAGATCGCATTGAGTCGTTTTATCCATAAACTACAACATATTATTACCCCCGTGGTCACTGGTATTGTGATCACGACGATTGGTCTATCTCTGATTAAAGTTGGTATGACCGATATCGCGGGCGGTTTCGGCAATGAACATATTGGCGATTCAAAATACCTTATTGTCGGTGCTATTACATTAAGTACGATCATCCTTATTAATCGTTCAAGTAATCAGGTATTACGCCTTTCTGGCATCATGATTGGTATGGTGGTGGGTTATATTGCGGCTTATTTTATGGGGATGGTAAACAGTGAGATTGCTGATGTACCTGTTATTTCGGTACCGTCTCCGTTTAAATATGGTTTTGATTTTGAGCTAGCAGCGTTTATTCCTGTGGCGATCATTTCTATTGTAACCGCTATCGAAACAACGGGTGATTTAACCGCTAACTCGATGGTATCGAATGAACCGACGCGTGGACCTGTGTATATCGAACGTATCAAAGGGGGTGTGTTAGGTGATGGTATTAACTCTTGCTTAGCGTCTATTTTTGGTAGTTTTCCAATGTCGACCTTTAGCCAAAACAACGGTGTTATTCAGTTAACCGGTGTTGCAAGTCGTTATGTGGCTTTTTATATTGGCGGCCTGTTTGTGTTATTGGGCTTATTTCCGGTTATCGGGGCGGTATTACAAACATTACCTAAACCGGTACTAGGGGGGGCGACGCTGGTGATGTTTGGTACTGTTGCTTCTGCGGGTATTCGTATTTTAGCGACAGCAGATCTCGATCGTCGTGACCTGCTTATCATGGCTGTTTCGTTTGGTCTTGGCCTTGGTGTTGTTGCTGTCCCTGAAGTAACGAGTTCATTCTCGCCTTTGTTTAAGAGCATCTTTAGTTCTTCCGTTACCGTATCTGGATTGTCAGCTATTTTGATGAGCTTGATCTTGCCATGTAAACGTAAAATAGCAGAAGATGAGGCTACATCAGAAGTAAAATCAAAGGTGGCTGAGCAAAAAAGTGTAACGGTGTAA